A window of Clostridioides sp. ES-S-0010-02 genomic DNA:
TGCAACTGCTGCAAATACTGCACCTACTATTACCCCTAATGCGGTTAAACTCGTTCCTGCAAACTTGTTTACTGCTGCTACTGCAACAAAAATTACTACTACAAATGCTAGAATGCCTAATACTACCCATGTGATTGGACAAGCTAATAAAGCTGCATTTAGACCCCAAGTAGCTATTGTTGCTGACAAAGTAGCTCCATTCGAACGCATTAATGCTGCTGCTTGTATATTAGTCATAAACGCTGATAGTGAAGATGAAGCCGCATGAGCAATATTCGCAATTACATTACCTATTGTAGCTATTTTAGTTGCCAACAAAATCCCTCTGAACAATATAAAAACAGAAGCTGCCCCAAGCAAAATAGGTTTTATTATACTCCAGTTCTGTGCAAAAACATTAACAACACTAAGTGCAGCATTAGTAATTCCTCCAAGCCCTTGTATTATTAATACTGCACTTAGTGTAATTCCTTGAACAAAATCTGAAAAAAAATCACTATTTAATATATTTTTTATAATATTTAATGTATCGTAAATATTTGAAGATATTGCAATCATAACATTCCGCATAGATACAACAATCTCACTAAATCTAACGCTTTGCAAAGCCCTGCTTATCTTTCCGAGTGTCTGACCAAAAATCATGTAGGCGTCATTTTTCATCATAGTAAGTGCTTGACTAAAAGTGATTGGCATACTTGCGAATTTCTTTTCTATCTCATCAGAAGCTTTAAATAGTGCATTTCTTATAACATCTGCTGTTATTGCTCCACTACTTGACAATTCCTTTAATTGTTCTTTAGTTTTCCCCATTGCATCAGCTATTTTAGCAGCTAGCAATGGTGCATTTTCCATTATAGAACGAAATTCATCACCTTGAAGTTTCCCTGCACCCATAGCTTGAGTAAGCTGATACATAGCCGCACTAGCTTCGTTTGCTGATGTTCCTCCAATTACAAAAGCTTTATTCATAAGTTCTGTAAACTTTATCACCTCTGCCGAACTTCCAAAAGCATCTCCTGCTAATATTCCAAGTTTAGCGACTTGTGCTGCCGTATCTGCATAACTCGCTCTTGCGCTTTGAGCAGACAAATAAATCATCTTGTTTAATTGTTCTGTTGTCTGTAATCCGTCGTTCATTAGATTTAAACGTGCCTTTGTACTTGCAATTGTATCTGCCGCTTTTGTAATGCTTTCTATTCCTTTTATTCCAATGTATATCCCAGCGATACTTTTTAATTTAGACACTAATAGAGAGCCTGCTTCACTTCCTTGTCTTATTTTATTATTAAAGTTTTCTTGCTCATTTGTGTTTCTTCCAATTTTCTGTTCTATCCTTGTGAGAATACTTTCTATATTATTTAAACTTTGTTGAGATGCTTGTATTCCGCCAGCATTTATAGGGTTGTGTAATCTTTGTTGCAATCTTTCTAAGCTATTAATTGTTGTATTAATAGATGTAGTCATGTTGCGAAATGCAGGTGTCATTCCATCGAAAATCTTTATTGAAGTTTGTATCGTTGCCATTTTTTCACTCTCCTTTCTTTTTAGGAATAATAAAAGCACTTACTTAAAAATAAGTAAGTGCTTATGTATTATAAATTCAATAGTTCCTTTTTCTTAGTGTCAAATTCTTCTTGTGTGATAGCTTCATTATCCAAAAGATTTTTATATTTTAATATTTCATCAGCTACAGAACTAGAATTTATATTATCTGCAACTTTAATACTTTGTGTAATAGCAGATAATGTTGATAAGATTTTATGTGCATCTTTGTATGCTTTCTCATAAACGCTAGAATTGGTTTTAGTCTTTTTATTAATCAATTCAATATACTCAACAGGATTATCAATATTGTTAATTGTTATTTTAATTTTAAATGAATTAACAACCTTTCTTGCCGTTTTTTTGCCTGTTACTCCACCAACTATAGCTCCAGTAGCACCAAACAAAGCTCCTCCAACTATAGCTCTTCCTAATCCTCCACTAACTATAGAGTCACCATCTTCTAAAAGTTCAAATTCCACAATATTTTCATAAGAATGAATTATAGGAGCTTTTTTATCGTTTACACTTCTTTTAGGTACAAGCCATTTTTTATTATCTTCGTCAAATTCTATATAGTTTTCTATATTATTAGTTGGATTAAATATTTTTTGGAGTTCATTATTTTTTTTAGTTGATGATATAGTTTTTTCAATATCTAATTTTCTTAAAATTTTAGGTGCTTTAGTCATAGAAAGTGAATCACAGTATTCTTTAAAACAAGAATTGCATATCCAACCATCTTCAATATTTAGTACACCCATCTCATCATTACAAATACAACATATGTCAGCTTTTTTCTTTCCAAATAACCCCATAACATTACCCCCATATGATTTTATAAGATTATTATACTATACCAGTAATTTTTTTACATTAGATATTATCTCCTTCTACTTCTTCTAGCTTCTTTAGCATTCTTTTTTTCTTCTTTTATTTCTTCTTCTACTTTAATATCTATAGAAGCAGCAACAAATGCTCTCTCGTAGTCTGGCAAATCCGTATATTCATGTGGTTTCCATTTGAATTTATGAAGGCAATAATGAGCTGCACTAGCATCATAATCGCCTTCTTCAATTAGTTTTTTGCTTCTTCTACTTTATCCTCAAAAGTCCTATCAAAACCATTTACCTCTCCTACTTCACTTGAAAGGTCTGTATATTCGCCAGGAGTTAACATTGTTGTTAACAGTTCCTCTGCTCCCATTACACCATAGCTATTTTGAAGTTCTGCATCATGTAAATCTGGAAATACTACAGTTTCTACACACAATTTCAAAGTATAAGTATTAAAATCTGTTTCACTAGTGTATTGCCCTGTTGCTTTTCCTTTTTTCCCTATAACAGGAACTCTTATGGCTGAATTTTTTCTCAACTGTCTATCTCTATCTGAATCTATTGCTTTTAATTCCCACTCTATTGGTTTCCCTTCACCATCTATAAACCTTTCACTTGCCACATACTTTCTATTCTCTACTTTTATTGCATTTTGACTTAAAAAAGCATTTAAATCTCCCATATTATTCTACCTCCATAATTAAGTATTTTGTTTCTTTTTCTATTGTTATAAGCTTATCTTCATCTAATTTAATCTTCAATGTCAAAGGTGCTAATGATGAACCTTCAATTGTATCGCTTGCTAGTTTATCTGAAATATCTATAAGAAATTTTCCTGCTTTCTTATACACCTCACTTACACGTTCCTCCAAAGGTATCTTTTCATTGTAATTAAAAGAAATTGAATCTTTCATCTCATATTTATTTTTAATTTTAATCATCTCCTATTCTTATAAATAAAAAATACACATCTATAAATTATAAATGTGTATCTTATTCCATACCATTTGCTATATTGAATTTCTCAACTATTCTCCAATTCTCAAAAGTAAAATCTACATCCTCATCCAAATACTCACCATCAGCATCAAATTTAGCAATTATTCCACTATCAAGGTTGCAATCTTCAAGTATTATAGTTTGGCGACCTACTGAGCTTGTTGGGTCTTCGTTAGTAATTTGCATATCAAAGTAAACGTCCTCACCAGTCTCTTTGTATTCATATAACAACTCTCTAAATATAGAAGTATTATAATAAAATGTTGCACTCCCTGAAAATTTACTTCCTGTACTTTTATTTCCTTTTGTAATGCTACCTAGTATTGGCATCTCACTTTTATTTTTTTCCATTTTTGCTTCTAAATTAATAGCTTGCATAAAATTATATCTTTTACCTTTTATTGTTACAAAACATTCAGCTTTAGAACCACTTATTGCATCTCTAACATTCATAGTAATATTTTTAGACACCTACATCACTCTCCTTTTTAGCTTACTGAAACAGTCATATAAAGTTTACTCATGGCATTAATGACTTTTACAGCATCACTTACTACAACAGTTTTTTTGTCGTTCCCAGGTTCTACAGAAACGTCATCAGCTTTAAAATCTTCTATTGCTCTTATATTCTGTAGTTGTTCATGATGCTTTACTACATCATTCCAAAATGAAATACGACCAGATTTATCGTTTGGCACTGCACCTTGATATTTTGTATTAAATAAAGTTGCAATATCATTAGCAATTTGGTCTAATACTCTAACACTTTGATTACTTGAGAAATCATCATTCTTATCATCTGTAAAACTAACAAAAGTGTTTATATCCTCTAATACATGAACTTCATCACCAACTTTATGAAATATAAACTTACCAGTTTTTAAAGCTTCCTCTAACTGTATTTGAGTATAATTAACATCAACATCAAACTCACCAGCATACTTTTTGTTAGTATTAGATTTATTTATGTCACATCCAGCTATAGCTCCAGTAGTCCAATAAATTAAACTAGACTCTAATAGTCCAGCATCTTTTATTTTATTTTCTACAGATACTACACCTTCGTAATCTGAATCACTTTTCTTATATAATACAGTTTGAAACTTAGCTCCTACCTTATCTCTCATTCTTTTTGTAAACTCTACAAATAAACTTTTAATCTCTGTTGTTGTTGCCAAGCATCCTAAAGCATTAAAACTATAACTTTCTATTTTATCTAAGAAAGCTTGATATTCTGTCCCTGTAATTGCTTCTCCATTAGTTCCGTTACTAAATACCAAACCTGCACTTGCTTCTAGTGTTGCATCCTTCTTCCAAGTGATATAGTCATTGTCAATTAAATCTGTAATGACTTTAACTATTTGTGTATCTACATTCTTATTATCTAAAAGTGTTACAACCTCAAACTTAGTGTTATCATCTATATTTGTTGTAACTATTACTTTTAAGTCATTACCTCTTATTCCGCTATATTTAGCTATAGCAATAGTGCAACTAGCTTTAACACCTTTATTTAATTTATAGAAGTATCCTAATCTTATATTCTTAAATAAATCTCTCAAGCCTTTTAACTTTTCATGAGTGTAATCATATCCAAAATACTTAGTTGAATATTTCTCAAAATCATCGCTAGTCACTTGAAATACTTCTTCATCAATACCCCAATCAAGTTCAAGTGGCATTGCTACAATACCTCTATCACTAAGAGAACTTGTTGCCCTCTTAGCTGAAATAAAGTTTATATAAGCACCAGGTAGTACCTTATTTTGTGTTATAAATGTTCCTCCACCTAAAGCCAAATTAACTCACTCCTTTCATAAATTTATCTATTCTATTGTCTACCTCTGAGAAGGAATACAATCCATCTTCTTTTAAAATTGCATTTAATAAATCTTTTCTATTTACATACTTTTTAGAATTAACTATCTGCTCTTTGCTAAATTTGTAGTTATCTTCTTTACTTAATGTTTTACTCAAGCTTATCACCTCTCTTTAATCCACCAAACAATTCAACATCACTCATTTTTTCTGTATTATTACTTTTCATAGTGAAATAGTTATAATCAACAAAGAAATGAAGTACATTATCTATAATTTCAAAGTTCATATTCGTACCTCTAACTAAATCTCCATCAATTTCTATATACTCTAATTCCTCCAACAACATTTCAGCTATCTCATTTATCTCAAATGATTTATCATTGCTTTTCGGAAAATAATGTACATCAAATGAGTTCTTATTTAATGTCCTGCCACTTGGATATGGTATCTTGCTTGGATTTAAAGGAACAATAAAAAAACAAGGTTCATTTATACCTTGCTCCACATCTTCACTATAAATTGTAAAATTTTCTCCAAATGTGCCATCTAATTTCACTGATATTCCATCTATAATATTATTAAGCATCAAACACTCCTTTCAACAAGATTAATAACTTTTTCTCTATAATCTTATCAACTTGACTTTGTAGTTCCATTTCTGAAATAGTTAAGAAATGTTGTCCTTTAACCCATCCCTTACCATCTTTAGTTCTATGCCCGAAATTTACATAACTTGCATATTCAGTTGGATTAACAACTTCTATAATATAATTATTACCTTGTTTGTAAACAGGAAGCGACCTAGCGTAAGCTACTCCACTCCAGCCTTCTCTTAGAAATCCTGTATCAACTGGTGTTCTTCTAATTACTTTTCCTAGTAACCTTGTTGCTAATTCTCTTGCTGCATCTTTACAAAATTTATCTAAATCAATCTTTGTAAATTTCTCCATCCTTTTACAAGCTCTTTTAAACTCTCTAAAATCAACACTACCCCATCTAGCCATTATGCTTTATCCTTAAACATTTCCAATATTACCTCTTGATGATTTGGATATATCGCAGATTCACCACTTCTTACATACTCTTTTGTAACATTATTTTGATTAGTTATAATAAGCTTAGAACCTGCTTTAATGCTTATATTTGGAGATATAAAGAGTTTAATTGTTTGCTCTAGCTTAGCTACTTTCCCTTCTGTAGCAGAAACTATATTTTTATATGAAAGCTTACATGGTTGATTTTCTAATGCAACTACTTCTTTATTATTAGTTCGTTTTGTAATAGGGTCTTTAATTGATTGATATTCTACTATAGTGCATTTATCTCTATATAACATTTCTATTACTTTCCTTGATTTGTTTACCATCTCAAACACCTAAAGGTTAATATTTTATCTTTACCATAAGTAGTAAGGTATGCTATAAGACTGTCAAATCGTTGTTCGGGTGTTTGTGAGCCACTCCCTATAGCAAAATCTACCTTTGTATCACCTTCTGATATAGACTTTTCTACAGCTTCAAAATTAAGGTTTTCTATATCTAGTTGCCCCATATTCTTCTTAGTAAATAGAAATTCTCCAACTATCATATCTACTTCAATTTCTTTTAATTCAACAGGAATAACATTTATATTACAATCTAGTTTAATGATATTCTCTATCTTTTCTTTAACAAAATCTATTAACCACTTGTCTCCATCTTTTAATACATATCCAAAACCTTCAAGTCTTTTTTCTATATTGTCAATCATGTTATCAGCTTCTTTTTTCATAACATACACCTACTTTTTGTTAGACTTATTTTTTTCTGTAGGTTCTGCTTTTTCTATAGATTGGATATCTTTTTCCTCTAAAGTTTTTACTTTATCTTTAAGCTGCTTATTTTCTTCTTCTAAAGATTCTACTTTATTTCTTAAAATATTATTTTCAGCTACCAAATCTTTTATATTTAATGACTTACCATACTTTATTGCCTTACCAGTTTCATCTATTAAGTCATATCCAATCTCCAAGAAATCATCTATTCTACATTCTTCTATAGTTAGTATTCTATTTAGTTTTTTTACTTGTGGCACTATATATCACTCCTTTTCTACGCTTCAACAACAAATTGTATTGCATCAGCTTTTTTATTTAATATAAATACATCCTCAAAGCTTTCTTCAAAGTACAAGTATTTTCCTTCTGTAACTGCTCTTGGTTCGTCTAAAGTAGCGAACTGATAAGAAACTGGTGTAATTACTGCGGATGGATGTATTAAAGACATATTTATTTGTTTAGCTCCTGCTCCTGCTTTCCATCCAGTTGTAAAATCATATGCAGTTTTCATAAGTGCTGATGGAATTTTAATTATCTTTACTGTATCTATATCAGTTGTTTGACGATTAAGAGAAGTCCCTCCATCTTTTATATTTACTGTTCTTTGTATCTCTTTAGCATTTTTAATAAGAGTGTTTATTACTGGTGTAACATACAATATTCTTCCATTTTCCGGAACCCTAGCTTCTGTCATTCTTTCCATCATCATATCAAATACTTCTAAAACATTTGCAGTTGTAATAACTGTTGTATCTGCTACTTTGCCTAGTGATGTCCAATCAGCATATATTTTAGATATACAATAAGCGTCCATTTCAGGGAACTTTTGTTCTTCATTATATACTTGAGTTATATTACCTATTGAAGCTACATGGTTAGTTTGGTCAATATCTGCTGGATGAACTAAAGTTGACCATTTCCTTTGGTTAGTTAATACTTTAGGTTCCCAAGCATTATCATAGTTTCTTTGAGCTACTGCTATTGTATCCCTATTTGAATCAACTCTCCCAGTTGTAGATATAGTTGGTATTTCTATTGTTTTAGAACCAGTCCATCTATATCTTCCATTATTTTCTGTAGCATACAAATCCCCAAAATTTAAAGTATAAGGATATGCTTGTGCTAAAACATTTGAATATTCTTTTGCATAATTTAGTGCTGCCATTTTATTTCCTCCTATTTATTATTATTTTCATGAGGTCTTACCCCAGTAAAATTAAAACCAAAATCAGTTATTTTAGGTTCTTGACCTGGTGTTATAGTATTTATTTTAGGTTCTTCTCCTTCTAGTGTTGCATTAAATAAATAATCTTTATCCACTTTTAAAGGGTTTATTTGCTCTTCAAAAGCTTTTTGTCTATCTTTACTATTTCTTAGTGCTTCCATGTCTAAATGAGCTTTTAATGCTATTTCATCTCTACATTTAACAGATTTAAAAGCATCACCTAACCAGTAATTAAAGTCTTTTTCTTCAATTTCTTTTTTGTAAGTTTCTTCTAAAGTTTTCTTATCAGTTTCATAAGTTGTTTTTAGACTCTCTACATCTTCTTTTGTCATACCTCCTTCAAACTTTTTAATAGTTTCATTAGCTGTATTAAGTTGTGTTTTAAGATTTACATAATCTTCTTTAGTAGCTGTAGTCTCTTTTATTTTTTCTTCTATAGATTTTTGAAGAGAAGCTACATCAATCTTGTTATCCTCTATTTTTATTCCTTCTAGTAATTCTTTTATCCAATCCATTTTTAATATCTCCTTTCGTTTTTACAAAATAAAAAAGCCCTATCTAGGACTTACTAAAACCAATATTATTATTCTCATCACAATTATTTATTGATATAGCTTCTATTTGTGATAAATCTATTATTGTTGTTCCATCTTCATCTAAATACCCTTTCAAATCCCTACCTGAGTCAGCTTCAATAAAATCTTGCATTAACTTATCAGCAACATCTTCATCTACTATTCCAGATATGCTATTACCACTTTTAAACCAAATTATATATTCTTTCAATAATACACCCTCCTTCTATTTCTTACAAAATAAAAAAACTCTTAAAGACTTTCATCTAATGATTTATTTAATTCTTCTCTTACTCTCTTTAAAATTTCATCAGAAATTTTATTTATATTAGACTCATATTCTTTTCTTAAACTTTTAAGATAGATTTTAAAGACTATATTGCCTGTAACATACATAAATACTGTAATACTTAAACATATACTTATTATTTGCAACAACAGATAAAGCATTTATTCATCCTCCTTAATTCCTATAAGTTCAAATGTAAATTTTGCGTTCTTTAATGGTATTCTTCTCAAATATTCAAATTCTTCATTATGAATCTTTGTCATTAATCTTAGTTTTTCATCCTCTAAATCCTCATAATACTTTTCAAATTCACCACACGTACAAGAATAAATTTTGCCTTCACTATCTTTTATAATAAAATCTCCATTAGTTGCCCTAATAACTCCATTTCTATATTTTATACAGATAGTTTTCTTTACTTCACCTTTACGATTCATAGAATTTAAAGATTCATCAAGCCATATAGTTCCTTTTTCAAAAGCTTGATAAAACCATCTGGGAGTGTTTGTACTTCCTAATATCCATTTGAAGGCTTCTACTTCCTCGGATTTCCTTTTAAATTTAGACATATTATTTATCACCCTCTCAATAAATTTTCACATAATAAAAGCACCTACTAATTTACCATTTAAGTAAGTGCTTTTACATATTTACTATTTGTATATCTTTCCATAAATCCTTTAGTAATTTACCATCAATATTACAATTATCAACCATATCTTTACCATTTTTATAATACTTTGTATCTCCATCAGGACAAAGAGTAATAAATCTTGTATCATCATCTCCAATAGATATATTATATGGTTTACTATATAAGTCAAATTCTATATCTAATCCTAAATCAATAGAATTAATTAAATGTTGTAAATTCTTAAATTTATTATCCATTTCATTCTCCTTTCAAAATATCTTTGTTAGCTATTTTGTGAGCCTTTGTAAGCTCCATATCCTTCTCTCTTTTTACCTTATCATGGTTATTTTCATCAGATAACCAATCATGTTTATGAGGTACAATTTTGTGTTGCTTTGGGTTTCTATGGTCAGTTAAATCTAAATCAAGTCTAGGTTTTCCTGTATTACCATAGTATCTCCTTTGAATTAATTTACCATCTTTATAATTATCAAATACACTATTTGGTTTTGATTCAAATGGCACTGAATGAACACTTCCACTAGTTAAATTCCTCTGATTTTTAACTTGCCAATTTACATCTTTATAAAGCTTTTTAACTTCTTCATACCTTGTAATATCATTATACTTCATATGTTGGTATTCATCAAATTTAGAAGGTATTTCATTTCCTAATACTTTTTTATATTCCTTAAATTGTTTTCTATCTTTACTCTCATTTAGTTGCATTTTTCTAAGAGTATCAGCTTTTTCTTTTCCAAGTCTATCCTCAATATGTTTCTTATACCATTCTTTGTACTTCATATCTGATGGAACATAATAAGTTTTACCATCTTCTCCTCTTGCTGCTCTATAACCTTCTTCATCACTAAAAAATGGAGCTGTTGTTGTCCGACAATGACAATGAAACGGTGGAGCTGTAACTCCAACTTGATAATCTTTCATATTAAATATTTTACCATCTAATTCTCTACATATATTTGAAGTTCTTAAATCTAGTGTAGCAACTATCTCATATTTCTCTACATCTAAGTCATTAAAACAATCTTTTCTTGAAGCTGATGCAAAAAAAGCTGATTCAGTCATTATTAAATTCTTAGCTTGGGATTTAGATACATTAAACATCTTAGCAAAGTCATTTACTAGATTTTTAGGATTTTCACCTCTAATAATTGATTGAGTTAATTTAGTGTGTAACTCATTGATTAAAGCAGACCTATGCTTACCCCAAATTCTTTCTGAGAAATTTAACCCATCACTGGTCCATGGCTTAGAAATAACTTTATTTATTTTATTAGTATCTAAAGACATTAAGCTCCAACCAACATTTATTCCTTGTTGAACATTAAAAGCTGTGTGATAATATTCACTTGTATAAATATCTCTCATTAACCTATCAATGCTATCAAGTTCATTTCCATAAAGCACTTCTACTTGTTGTTGTATTTGTAGTTTTAAAGCTTCAAGCCTCGTTATATGAACCCTTGCACTAGCATTCTCTAACTCTTTCATCCACTTTTGATTTATAGCATTTTCTTTACCATACTTAATATATTCTTCAACACTCCATTTAAACTCTTCTAGTTCTCTTTTATTTAACAGTTTCTTAACTTCTAATAAAGAAATCCCCTCATTTTGAGCAAATCTATTGTACCATACAAGTATATCTTTTTCTATACTAGTCATAGCTAGTTTATATTGTTTTTCTAATTCAAGATAGTATTTTACACTTTTATTATTCTGAGCTTCTTCTAATTGTTCAAATCTCTTCCTCCAATAATCTTTATGTTTCATCTATAACACCATCTTCATTATTAGGAATTAAATCATCATATTCTTTTTGAGTCTCTTCCTGTTTTTTAAGTCTCTCGAGTTCGTCGTTTACATCTTCAACCCATGGATGATTACTAACAATAGTTTCATCTGATATAATTCCAGTTGATTTAGCTGCCATATCTATCTTTTCAGCTTCATTTATTATCATAGAGTGATTAAATGTTATTTGAACTGACTTATAATCATAGCTCTTACTGCTACTTATCTTTAAATACTGACATACAAACCACAAAAGTTCTCTAATTGCTTTTTTAAACTTCTTTTCAGTCTTGGAACATTTTAAATCAAGTAGTGAATATAAAAATTTAAGTGCTACACCCGATTTGTCACCTGTGTTTTGAGATTCGGGATTAACCCCTTGACCAAAAATAATTATATTCTTTTCTAATCTATCAAGAAGCTCCTTTTTAGCTTCAACTGGTATACTTATCTCTAGTTTATCAACTCCACCTCCACCATCTACTTTAATTGATTTATAGTATCTTATATTATCTATAAACTCTTGTAGACTTGTTCCTGGATATTCTTTTAATACGTAAATAACCTCTTGTATTTCATCTAAATTGTCTGCAAGTGTAGAAATGTTATTATCATATATATCAATTAAAGACTTATAGAAAGTTAAATCTGAGACACACTTTTCATTATTTTTAAAAGGTATAAATGGAACTTTACCCCACCCCTGTTCTTTGTTATTTATTCTAAAATGACCTTCTTGTATATCAGTCATTTTTCCATATTCATCATATAAAAACTCTTGAACAAAACTATTACCTCTTTCAATAAAGTAAGTTACGTCATTTTCTGTATAATATTCAACTCTTTTTATTTTATTTCCATCTATATCTTCAATGTAGTAGAATCTAATAAATGCAACTAATTCCTTCTGTCTTTTACTATCCCAAATAGGAATAGATTCTTCTGCTGGTATTATCACATATTTAAACTCACCTTTTCTATTAACATATGGATGTAACCATTCAATACCTTTATTACTAGCATTAAGGTATAGTTCTGTTATTGTATCGTCAAATTCTTCTCCCAGTAAGTCATTTAAAAGCTTAGTAAGCTTATCATCATCTGCATTAAATACAATAGGA
This region includes:
- a CDS encoding phage scaffolding protein; amino-acid sequence: MDWIKELLEGIKIEDNKIDVASLQKSIEEKIKETTATKEDYVNLKTQLNTANETIKKFEGGMTKEDVESLKTTYETDKKTLEETYKKEIEEKDFNYWLGDAFKSVKCRDEIALKAHLDMEALRNSKDRQKAFEEQINPLKVDKDYLFNATLEGEEPKINTITPGQEPKITDFGFNFTGVRPHENNNK
- a CDS encoding phage portal protein; translated protein: MGDLNAFLSQNAIKVENRKYVASERFIDGEGKPIEWELKAIDSDRDRQLRKNSAIRVPVIGKKGKATGQYTSETDFNTYTLKLCVETVVFPDLHDAELQNSYGVMGAEELLTTMLTPGEYTDLSSEVGEVNGFDRTFEDKVEEAKN
- a CDS encoding capsid protein; translated protein: MAALNYAKEYSNVLAQAYPYTLNFGDLYATENNGRYRWTGSKTIEIPTISTTGRVDSNRDTIAVAQRNYDNAWEPKVLTNQRKWSTLVHPADIDQTNHVASIGNITQVYNEEQKFPEMDAYCISKIYADWTSLGKVADTTVITTANVLEVFDMMMERMTEARVPENGRILYVTPVINTLIKNAKEIQRTVNIKDGGTSLNRQTTDIDTVKIIKIPSALMKTAYDFTTGWKAGAGAKQINMSLIHPSAVITPVSYQFATLDEPRAVTEGKYLYFEESFEDVFILNKKADAIQFVVEA
- a CDS encoding tape measure protein, giving the protein MATIQTSIKIFDGMTPAFRNMTTSINTTINSLERLQQRLHNPINAGGIQASQQSLNNIESILTRIEQKIGRNTNEQENFNNKIRQGSEAGSLLVSKLKSIAGIYIGIKGIESITKAADTIASTKARLNLMNDGLQTTEQLNKMIYLSAQSARASYADTAAQVAKLGILAGDAFGSSAEVIKFTELMNKAFVIGGTSANEASAAMYQLTQAMGAGKLQGDEFRSIMENAPLLAAKIADAMGKTKEQLKELSSSGAITADVIRNALFKASDEIEKKFASMPITFSQALTMMKNDAYMIFGQTLGKISRALQSVRFSEIVVSMRNVMIAISSNIYDTLNIIKNILNSDFFSDFVQGITLSAVLIIQGLGGITNAALSVVNVFAQNWSIIKPILLGAASVFILFRGILLATKIATIGNVIANIAHAASSSLSAFMTNIQAAALMRSNGATLSATIATWGLNAALLACPITWVVLGILAFVVVIFVAVAAVNKFAGTSLTALGVIVGAVFAAVAAIQNVMIWLLNGCITVNEGIINGWNQCVYLMKQAIAKGVIFIIEKMASLNDSVNSAGNALGKAFVDGANIAIRGVNKLVDLLNKIPGVDIGKVGEATFTPVKADNSTIKKQIADLNKWVGDAPEKIKLDRMGYKDIGAEFQKGNALGTKWQNAISNKLKDTFDINKMLEDAKDKLGLKDLWDKNKYGLDNGIGSSDLGKSAKDTAGNTAKMAKTMDKSQEDLKYLRDIAEQETINRFTGVNIKIDMNNTNNISKDADVDGIVNVLTEKLNDAMIVSAEGIV
- a CDS encoding DUF4428 domain-containing protein, whose product is MGLFGKKKADICCICNDEMGVLNIEDGWICNSCFKEYCDSLSMTKAPKILRKLDIEKTISSTKKNNELQKIFNPTNNIENYIEFDEDNKKWLVPKRSVNDKKAPIIHSYENIVEFELLEDGDSIVSGGLGRAIVGGALFGATGAIVGGVTGKKTARKVVNSFKIKITINNIDNPVEYIELINKKTKTNSSVYEKAYKDAHKILSTLSAITQSIKVADNINSSSVADEILKYKNLLDNEAITQEEFDTKKKELLNL
- a CDS encoding phage tail tube protein, with translation MNVRDAISGSKAECFVTIKGKRYNFMQAINLEAKMEKNKSEMPILGSITKGNKSTGSKFSGSATFYYNTSIFRELLYEYKETGEDVYFDMQITNEDPTSSVGRQTIILEDCNLDSGIIAKFDADGEYLDEDVDFTFENWRIVEKFNIANGME
- a CDS encoding phage tail sheath family protein: MALGGGTFITQNKVLPGAYINFISAKRATSSLSDRGIVAMPLELDWGIDEEVFQVTSDDFEKYSTKYFGYDYTHEKLKGLRDLFKNIRLGYFYKLNKGVKASCTIAIAKYSGIRGNDLKVIVTTNIDDNTKFEVVTLLDNKNVDTQIVKVITDLIDNDYITWKKDATLEASAGLVFSNGTNGEAITGTEYQAFLDKIESYSFNALGCLATTTEIKSLFVEFTKRMRDKVGAKFQTVLYKKSDSDYEGVVSVENKIKDAGLLESSLIYWTTGAIAGCDINKSNTNKKYAGEFDVDVNYTQIQLEEALKTGKFIFHKVGDEVHVLEDINTFVSFTDDKNDDFSSNQSVRVLDQIANDIATLFNTKYQGAVPNDKSGRISFWNDVVKHHEQLQNIRAIEDFKADDVSVEPGNDKKTVVVSDAVKVINAMSKLYMTVSVS
- a CDS encoding HK97 gp10 family phage protein — protein: MARWGSVDFREFKRACKRMEKFTKIDLDKFCKDAARELATRLLGKVIRRTPVDTGFLREGWSGVAYARSLPVYKQGNNYIIEVVNPTEYASYVNFGHRTKDGKGWVKGQHFLTISEMELQSQVDKIIEKKLLILLKGVFDA
- a CDS encoding minor capsid protein, with product MKHKDYWRKRFEQLEEAQNNKSVKYYLELEKQYKLAMTSIEKDILVWYNRFAQNEGISLLEVKKLLNKRELEEFKWSVEEYIKYGKENAINQKWMKELENASARVHITRLEALKLQIQQQVEVLYGNELDSIDRLMRDIYTSEYYHTAFNVQQGINVGWSLMSLDTNKINKVISKPWTSDGLNFSERIWGKHRSALINELHTKLTQSIIRGENPKNLVNDFAKMFNVSKSQAKNLIMTESAFFASASRKDCFNDLDVEKYEIVATLDLRTSNICRELDGKIFNMKDYQVGVTAPPFHCHCRTTTAPFFSDEEGYRAARGEDGKTYYVPSDMKYKEWYKKHIEDRLGKEKADTLRKMQLNESKDRKQFKEYKKVLGNEIPSKFDEYQHMKYNDITRYEEVKKLYKDVNWQVKNQRNLTSGSVHSVPFESKPNSVFDNYKDGKLIQRRYYGNTGKPRLDLDLTDHRNPKQHKIVPHKHDWLSDENNHDKVKREKDMELTKAHKIANKDILKGE